CGGCCCTGATGATAAATCTGCGCCAGATTGCCGGCGAAGGCATCCCGGATCTGGCGGCTGAGGTCATCAGTACTCAACCCTAGGGCGCGGCCTTCGGCATTGAGGCTATAGAGCAACTGCTCCTGACCATAAGGCAGGTCATCATCGACCCCTCTAACCCCCGAAAAGGTACTCAAGACCTCGCGCAGATCATCCGCAGCACTACGCAGAACTTCTGGCTCTGCACCACTAAGCCGGACATTGATATCCTCTCCTGGAGGGCCTGCCACCCGCTCGCGCATAACCAAGCGCTCGACTCCAGGATGGCGCTCAATGCTCTGCTCCCAGGCGGCGAGGATAGTCGAGTTGCGAACTTCGCGTAGTTCCGGAGAAATAAGCTCAACGACCACTCCGGCATAATGATCCCCGCGGCTGACCCTTTCCCCGCCGGCACTGTACGTCTCGCCTTGACGAACCACCCGCGAACGAACCAGCTCCTGTTCAGCAAGCTGCTCATCAACCTCGGTTAACTTGCGCTCTATATCGTGGATAAAGGCATCCACCCGCTCCGGCGGTGTCCCCGGGGCAAAACCGACATTGGCGTAAATGACCGTCCCTTCGGGCTCGGGGAAAAAGGTGAAATCTATCCGCCCTCCAGCCACCAAGCCGATCGCTGCAACCAACAAGGCACATGCGCTAGCCAGAGTACTCCAGCGCCAGCGTACCGCGGTGCTGACCCAGCGTCGGTAAACACCGTAACGGAAGTTGTCAAAACCACTTTCAACCGCCCGGCGCAGACGTGTCGGTGAGCGCCCGCGTTGCTGTCCCTCAAAGGAGCGGCGCAAGTGCCCAGGCAGAACTATAAAGGCCTCAATAAGCGAGGCGATAATCACGCAGATAACTACTAGCGGGATATCAAACATGATATTGCCCATAGTCCCGCCAATAGCCATTAAGGGAATAAAGGCCGCCACTGTGGTCAGCGATGACGCCATAACCGGCGCCAACATATCCCGCGCACCCCCCGCTGCTGCCTCACCGGGCGACTCGCCGCGCTCAAAGCGGGCCACTCCACGCTCACCAACCACAATGGCATCATCAACAATGATCCCCAAAGTCATAATGAGTGCAAACAGACTCATCATGTTGATCGTACCGCCCACCGCCCAGAGCACAGTCAAAGCGGCCAGAAAGGCCGCTGGGATACCCACAGTGACCCAGAAGGCAACTCGCGCGGTCAAAAACGTGAAGAGAATGGCCACCACCAGCAAAAGACCGGCAAGACCATTAACCAGCAGCAGCCCTATCCGCTCACTGACCAGCTCCCAGAACTGATCATAGAGAGTGATCTCCATGCTATCAGGCAGGCGTTGCTCGACATCCGCATACCATTCATCGAGGATGCGTGCCGCCTCCAGCGAATCCTGATCTTCGGCACGCTGGAGCAGCATCTCAATCGCCGGGAACTCACCGCGACGGACACTGACCTGCTGCTCCCGGGCGCGCAGCTCGATCTGCGCCAGATCTCCCAAGAGCAGTGGCAACCCATCATCTCCCACACTCACTTGAAGGTCGCGCAGCCCTTCGACACTGCGCCGCTGCTCTAGGCTGCGTAACTGCCGAGCGATATCCGCTGCGCCGACTTCACCGCCGGGCATGTCTAGGCTCTCGCTGGCGAGAAGATTGCCCAGCTCTCCGAAGGTCAGACCGCTATCAAGCAACCACCTTTGCTCTATCTCGACCGCCGCCTCCAGCTCGGCCATGCCGCTGATCTGCACATCTGCTACACCGCGACGCAGCAGCTCATCCTCCATATCCTGCGCCCACGCCCGCAGCGTCTGTGCTGAGACATCACCACTTATGGCTACCCTGGCTATAGGATCGAACCGTGGTGGGCGACGAATAGTAGGCTCCTCGGCCTCCTCGGGCAAGTTACGGATACCCGCCACACGATCCTTGACCGACTCCACGGCATCGGTCATATCCGTGCCCTCAGCAAACTCCAGGGTGATGCTCGCCAAGCCATCGGTTGAACTCGACTCCATCTCCCGCAGTCCCTGGACGTCACGCACCGCGTCTTCCAGTGGGCGGGTCAAAGATGCGGCAACATCCTCAGCAGTGGCACCGGTCCACGGCACCTCAACGGTCACCACCTCGAGCTCAAAGTTGGGGAAGAACTGGGTATTGAGCTGGGTTACCGCGTAGAAGCCGGAGACGAACATCAGTGCTAACACCAGATTCGCAGCAACTGGATGCTCGGCCAGCCAACGCATGGCATCACGGCGCGGTGCGGGCATGGCTTAATGCTCTTCCCGGACGCGCACCCGCAACCCGTCAGTGGCTTGGGGTATTTGAGTAGTAACTATCTCTGCTCCGGGCTCGAGCTGCGGCACACGAACCAGAGCACCTCTTTGTCGGCCTTCAGGAGAGCCTGCCAGCTTTGCCTCACCTAAACGTTGAACCTCTACTTCACGCAGTCTGTCATCTTCCCCTACAACAAAGATCCGATCCATGTCGTAGAGTGCTTCATAGGGTAGGACCAAGCTCTGCGGCTCGACCGGTAATTCCAGCTCAATTGTCGCAAAGCGGTCCAAGGCGACATCATCATGCCGCCCCTCAAGGGCAAATAGGGCCTCCACCCCGCCCTGATCACGCGGGCTTCGCCCAGCGAAACGATCCAATTCAACCTGTTTGGTGACTCCGTCTATATATGCTCGACCAGCTACCTCAACCCCGCCAGCAAGGGCGCGCTGCAACGAACCAAGGCGCGGCGAAGGAATCCGCGCTTGCACTTCAAGGTCGCCGGTATCGTAAATCTCTACCAGGCTCGAGCCGGGTGTTACCCGATCGCCAGCAGCTACCTCCACGCCACTTATCCGACCGCGGAACGGCGACTTTATCGAACTGCGCTCAACATCACGTCGAGCCTGATCGCGCGCAGCTTCAGCTGCATCCCGGCGCGCTTCGGCAGCTTGAATCCGGGCCTCACCATCATCAACCGCCTGTTGTGCCCTGGTAACCGCCTGGCGCCGTCGCTCCTTGGCCTCCTGCGCATCATCAAGCTCAGACGGCGATGCCGCTTCATCATCGACCAAACGCTCTAACCGCGACACCCGCCGCTTATCTATCTCCAGCAGCTTCTTTTCGGCACGCAGATCATCACCATCGGCTGCTACTGCACGCCGCTCCTGACGTAAAGCGGCCTCCAGCTCATCTAGCTCAGCCTGACGCTGGCGCAGGACATCGCGCAACTCGCCATCATCAAGCTCAACCAGCAACCCATCGCGCTTAATCAGACTCCCATCCCGGGCCGGAACATCCTTAACATCCGCTTCGACCGCCGATTTCACAGTCACCGCGCTGGGCGAAACGACATAGCCGTAGATACGAAGCAGTGGCTTGTGGGCCGCAGGCTCAGCGGTTGTAGTGGTAACCACCCAGTGCGGCTCTGCCGGCTCGCGTTCTACAGGCTGCGGGCGAGTTGCAACAAGTAAGACAAAGATAATTACCCCACCGGCAAGGACTATAACGGGCAACCCCCAGCCCAACCAGTAGCGCCAGCGCAATCCTTTTATCACTACAGCTAACCCTTATATTAGACTAGATCAAAGCTCATTTTGTAGAGCAAGCTCTGGTGGACTCCAGTAAAGGTAGAGCTGACGCTCAACGTAGGGCACTCTTATGCGGCGGAAATGGTGCCTCAAAAGGGTTATGGGCACAATCAGGGGGATCATGCCGAGGCGATACTGATCAATAACATTTAGTACCTCGCGTTTGTCATCAGGCGCTAGGTCCCGCTTAAGGTAGCCGAGTAAGTGCTGCAGAACATTGACATGCCGCTTGCGCGTTGCCGGCTGGGCTAATGCCGCCATGAATTCCTTGATATACTCCTGAGCCGCGGCATCCAGATCCTCCTTACCAAGGCTCCCCACCAACTTCCCTAAGCGGCGCATACGCTGCTCGTCGTGGGCCATAATCAGCAATTTGTGCTCGGCGTGAAACTGCACTATGTCATCGCGCTTTAGTCCCGCGGCACAGAGCTGACGCCAGCGGTGATAGGCAAATACTCGACAAATAAATGAATCGCGCAAGGCCGGGTCATTCAAGCGCCCGTCCTCTTCCACAGGCAGCAGCGGATAGCGCTCCAGTAACCGGCGAGCATACATGCCAGGGGAAGAAAAACCGGCCAGGTTGCCGTCCGGTTTATAGACCTTGACCCGCTCCATACCACAACTCGGTGACTTACTCTTAAGGATATAGCCACTTAGGTTGTCAATGGCAGAGGAGATAGCGCTGGAGTATTCGCCGATCGGCTCAGTGACATCGACGCAGCTATCGCGCACCCCCCTTAATCTGACCTCGCCCTCAACCAGCTCAAGGCGAATCGGTGGGCGCGGAATACTCATTCCAATCGCCACCTCCGGACAGATCGGCACAAACTCGAGATAGCTGCTCAACTTATCGGTTATGAAGCGGTCACGCTTATGGCTGCCGTCGTAACGCACTTCTTCGCCGAGCAGACAACTGCTCACGCCGACCGGAATTAAGGAATCCTGCGGAAGCGAACTTTGCGCTTGCGACATAGGCTTTAAACTACCTGCGAGAGACAACTTTCAAGATTCTACCAAGGGGAACCTCTAAAACTTCGCCGGCGCCACCATCCACCCCGGTGTGGAGGACGCCGTAAATCCATCCCTGGAGGCTTCATGGCGCCATCCCTGGCGCCAAGACCTCCACACCGGGGCGGATGGTGGCGCCGGCGAAGTTTTTAGAGGCACCCCAAGGCTCGATCAATCAAACGATTAAGGGCATTGAGATCGGGCACAATGGCACAATCAGGCAAGGTTGCGCTACCCCCCGGCACTCCGTCACGACAAATTAAAGCTGCCTGCATACCTGCACTCAGCGCCCCGGCAGCATCTATCCACGGGTCGTCACCGACATGCAGTACATGCTCCGGGGCCAAACCCGCCTGGCGGCAGGCGTAATGGAATATCTCCGGCTCCGGCTTGGGTATATCTATATCAACACCACGCACAACGAAGTCAATGAAGGGCCCTAATTCGGTCCGATAAACATCCGCATTGCCGTTGGTTATCACCCCTATGGAGAGGTGCTGCGCGAGATACCTTATGGCTTCCGGGACCTCCTCATAAGGCTTTACTTGTTGCCGAGCCTCAATGAAGATAGCAAAGCATAGCTCGGTAAACTGCTCGGCTGCAGACTCATCCAGCCCGCAGTCTTGGGCGACATAATAGAGCATAGCCCGGCGCAGCTTAGTTGCGTTACGGGCCAGATCGGCGCGCTCAGCTGCTAGACGGCGACGCAATTCACGCATATCGGCAATGGCAAAGCGCTCGGCGATCAGCGGATACTCGCAGCGCAAATATTCATACAAGACCTGCTCAGCCCGGGCGAGCACATCATCCACCGACCAGAGGGTATCATCCAAATCAAAAGTAACCGCATGCAGTGGAGATTTAATCATGTCAGTGCCCGCTTTGTGACCGCCACAGGGCCTGTCCTGAGGAACAGCTTTTATCAATCCGCTGCAGCAGCTGCTCGTGTGCCGCACAATCGCTGTCACTTAGCTCCGGGACCGGCAAGCGGGGGCGATCACTCGGCAACGCCCTCACCTGCTCCACCCCAGATTCGTCAGTGTCGCCACCGCCTCCTAGGGCGAGGGTGGCTTGCCCCCCGGTCATAGCCAGATAGACACCGGCCAGTAACTCAGCGTCGAGCAATGCCCCATGCAGCTCCCGGCGTGAGGAGTCGATGCTGTAGCGTTTACATAGCGCATCAAGGCTACAGCGCTGTCGCGGGTGCTTCTTACGGGCCAGCTCCAGGGAATCAGTAACAGTGCAGTAATCCTCAAGCTTACCCCAGCGTCTACCGAGCAGGCTCAGCTCATGGTCGATAAACCCCACATCGAACGGAGCGTTGTGGATGATGACCTCAGCATCACGAATGTAATCGATAAAATCTGCGGCTATCTCAGCAAAACGCGGCTTATCGGCAAGAAAGGAGTTACTCAGACCGTGGACACTCTGCGCCCCTTCGTCGACACCACGGCCCGGATTGATATAGCGATGGAAGGTATTCCTTGTGACCCGGCGTTTTATCAGCTCGACACAGCCAATCTCAATGATCCGGTGCCCATCGCTGGGCTCAAAACCGGTGGTCTCAGTATCTAGCAGGATTTGCCGCATCAGCTATTGACCTCCAACTCTTGCCAGATAACTGGTAAATCATCCGGCAGTTGCGGGGCAGAGCCCAAATCCCTGGCGTTATACCCAGGGGCGTGAAAGTCGGAGCCTACCGAGGCTAGCAATTCGTAACGACGGCACCAACCGCCGAGCTGCGCAACCTGACGCGGCAGAGGCGAGGTCCCACAACCAACCTCAAGACCGCGACCTCCTGCTGCGGTGAAGGCGTCAAGGACTCGGCGCAACCAGGCACCAGTGAGATCGTAACCGAGTGGATGGGCCAGAACCGCTATCCCGCCAGCGTTATTAATCCACTCTATCCCCTCTTCGAGTTCCACCCAGTCACCATGCACATACCCTACTCTGCCGCGGCGCAGATAGCGCTTAAATGCATCTTCATAACCCCGCACCTGTCCTGTATCTACCAGCCAGCGGGCATAATGGGCACGGGTCAGTTGCGCTGCTCCTGCCACCTCCCGGGCCCCGTCGAGAGCACCGGTCAAGCCGGCCCGTTCGAGGCGCTCACCGATGGCGACCCCCCTGGCATGGCGCGCCTGCTGCATGCGCTCGAGCCCGCCAAGCAGCCTCTCTTCAGCAGTATCAACGCCCAAACCGACAATGTGAAAAGTACGCCTTTGCCAAATCACCGAGAGTTCAACCCCGGTAATTAACTCAATACCACGCGCTTGTGCCGCCTGACGTGCACTTGCCACCCCATCGATAGTATCGTGATCGGTAAGCGCGAGGGTGGTCACGCCACGCCGAGCGGCCCTAGCAACCACTTCATGCGGGGCAAGTAGCCCGTCGGAGATATTTGAGTGGCAGTGCAAATCGTAGATCAAGCTCATTTATTTATTAGCAAGCCTTTAGCAACCACCCATGCCCTGCTGATAGCGCCACAGCCGGGCATAGCCACCATCCCGGGCGAGAAGCTCGCTGTGGGTTCCAGCCTCTTTAATACGACCATCTTCAAGCAACAGTATCTTGTCCGCATCTTGAATTGTTGATAAGCGATGAGCTATGGCCAAAGTTGTGCGCGCCTGAGACACCTCATCCAGAGTGGCGAGGATCGCCTGCTCAGCAGCCGAGTCGAGAGAAGATGTCGCCTCGTCAAGGACCAACAGCGGCGGGTCCTTAAGCAGCACCCGGGCAATGGCTATCCGCTGCTTCTCACCGCCGGAGACCTTCAGGCCTCGCTCACCAACTAGCGTATCCAGCCCCTCGG
This Halorhodospira halochloris DNA region includes the following protein-coding sequences:
- a CDS encoding efflux RND transporter permease subunit gives rise to the protein MPAPRRDAMRWLAEHPVAANLVLALMFVSGFYAVTQLNTQFFPNFELEVVTVEVPWTGATAEDVAASLTRPLEDAVRDVQGLREMESSSTDGLASITLEFAEGTDMTDAVESVKDRVAGIRNLPEEAEEPTIRRPPRFDPIARVAISGDVSAQTLRAWAQDMEDELLRRGVADVQISGMAELEAAVEIEQRWLLDSGLTFGELGNLLASESLDMPGGEVGAADIARQLRSLEQRRSVEGLRDLQVSVGDDGLPLLLGDLAQIELRAREQQVSVRRGEFPAIEMLLQRAEDQDSLEAARILDEWYADVEQRLPDSMEITLYDQFWELVSERIGLLLVNGLAGLLLVVAILFTFLTARVAFWVTVGIPAAFLAALTVLWAVGGTINMMSLFALIMTLGIIVDDAIVVGERGVARFERGESPGEAAAGGARDMLAPVMASSLTTVAAFIPLMAIGGTMGNIMFDIPLVVICVIIASLIEAFIVLPGHLRRSFEGQQRGRSPTRLRRAVESGFDNFRYGVYRRWVSTAVRWRWSTLASACALLVAAIGLVAGGRIDFTFFPEPEGTVIYANVGFAPGTPPERVDAFIHDIERKLTEVDEQLAEQELVRSRVVRQGETYSAGGERVSRGDHYAGVVVELISPELREVRNSTILAAWEQSIERHPGVERLVMRERVAGPPGEDINVRLSGAEPEVLRSAADDLREVLSTFSGVRGVDDDLPYGQEQLLYSLNAEGRALGLSTDDLSRQIRDAFAGNLAQIYHQGRDEVEVRLRRPKTERDNLAALLDTQIRLPDGGLVPLESVVDLDSRRGFEVVRHFNGDLVVSITADVDDQMGNAGDIRRDLSANVLPQLEHDYGVESSFGGRADMQEETLGDMQSGLFLALGLIYLVLAWVFASYGWPLLVMAVIPFGIVGALAGHWLMGIDLTLLSLFGLFGLTGITVNNAIILTIFYRQIRASGVAVDEALVQASCQRLRAMILTSLTTIGGLLPLLAETSVQAQFLIPMAVAIAFGLAGATAIVLFLMPALLSIYEGAAERIAQGRGRARIME
- a CDS encoding efflux RND transporter periplasmic adaptor subunit, which codes for MIKGLRWRYWLGWGLPVIVLAGGVIIFVLLVATRPQPVEREPAEPHWVVTTTTAEPAAHKPLLRIYGYVVSPSAVTVKSAVEADVKDVPARDGSLIKRDGLLVELDDGELRDVLRQRQAELDELEAALRQERRAVAADGDDLRAEKKLLEIDKRRVSRLERLVDDEAASPSELDDAQEAKERRRQAVTRAQQAVDDGEARIQAAEARRDAAEAARDQARRDVERSSIKSPFRGRISGVEVAAGDRVTPGSSLVEIYDTGDLEVQARIPSPRLGSLQRALAGGVEVAGRAYIDGVTKQVELDRFAGRSPRDQGGVEALFALEGRHDDVALDRFATIELELPVEPQSLVLPYEALYDMDRIFVVGEDDRLREVEVQRLGEAKLAGSPEGRQRGALVRVPQLEPGAEIVTTQIPQATDGLRVRVREEH
- a CDS encoding YbgA family protein; its protein translation is MSQAQSSLPQDSLIPVGVSSCLLGEEVRYDGSHKRDRFITDKLSSYLEFVPICPEVAIGMSIPRPPIRLELVEGEVRLRGVRDSCVDVTEPIGEYSSAISSAIDNLSGYILKSKSPSCGMERVKVYKPDGNLAGFSSPGMYARRLLERYPLLPVEEDGRLNDPALRDSFICRVFAYHRWRQLCAAGLKRDDIVQFHAEHKLLIMAHDEQRMRRLGKLVGSLGKEDLDAAAQEYIKEFMAALAQPATRKRHVNVLQHLLGYLKRDLAPDDKREVLNVIDQYRLGMIPLIVPITLLRHHFRRIRVPYVERQLYLYWSPPELALQNEL
- a CDS encoding HAD family hydrolase, giving the protein MIKSPLHAVTFDLDDTLWSVDDVLARAEQVLYEYLRCEYPLIAERFAIADMRELRRRLAAERADLARNATKLRRAMLYYVAQDCGLDESAAEQFTELCFAIFIEARQQVKPYEEVPEAIRYLAQHLSIGVITNGNADVYRTELGPFIDFVVRGVDIDIPKPEPEIFHYACRQAGLAPEHVLHVGDDPWIDAAGALSAGMQAALICRDGVPGGSATLPDCAIVPDLNALNRLIDRALGCL
- the dnaQ gene encoding DNA polymerase III subunit epsilon, producing the protein MRQILLDTETTGFEPSDGHRIIEIGCVELIKRRVTRNTFHRYINPGRGVDEGAQSVHGLSNSFLADKPRFAEIAADFIDYIRDAEVIIHNAPFDVGFIDHELSLLGRRWGKLEDYCTVTDSLELARKKHPRQRCSLDALCKRYSIDSSRRELHGALLDAELLAGVYLAMTGGQATLALGGGGDTDESGVEQVRALPSDRPRLPVPELSDSDCAAHEQLLQRIDKSCSSGQALWRSQSGH
- a CDS encoding PHP domain-containing protein; amino-acid sequence: MSLIYDLHCHSNISDGLLAPHEVVARAARRGVTTLALTDHDTIDGVASARQAAQARGIELITGVELSVIWQRRTFHIVGLGVDTAEERLLGGLERMQQARHARGVAIGERLERAGLTGALDGAREVAGAAQLTRAHYARWLVDTGQVRGYEDAFKRYLRRGRVGYVHGDWVELEEGIEWINNAGGIAVLAHPLGYDLTGAWLRRVLDAFTAAGGRGLEVGCGTSPLPRQVAQLGGWCRRYELLASVGSDFHAPGYNARDLGSAPQLPDDLPVIWQELEVNS